The Elusimicrobiota bacterium DNA window GCGCGACGACATCGTCGCCGTTGCCCCCTTCGCGCAGGCGCCCGCCGGTCTCCTCGACGAGCCAATAGATGCTCAGGAGCTGGAAGGGCTTGGTCGTGGACTCGTGCAGGCCCTCGCTCGCGTAGAGCGTGCGGACCGGCCGGACCTCGAGCCCGGTCTCCTCGCGGAACTCGCGCAGGAGCGCGGCTCCCGGCGCCTCCCCGGCGTCGATGCCGCCGCCGGGGAAGTTCACGAACTCGCGTCCCTGGAAGGTGCTGCGCGTGAGGAGGACTTTCCCTTCGCGGAGGAGGACGCCGTAGATGCG harbors:
- a CDS encoding NUDIX hydrolase, with the translated sequence MKRAFSCRIYGVLLREGKVLLTRSTFQGREFVNFPGGGIDAGEAPGAALLREFREETGLEVRPVRTLYASEGLHESTTKPFQLLSIYWLVEETGGRLREGGNGDDVVALFWAPLAEIPTAEMFPSDKEFVSKLSTLL